Sequence from the Panicum virgatum strain AP13 chromosome 5N, P.virgatum_v5, whole genome shotgun sequence genome:
CGCAAGGTACAGAGACGATTGACTCCTAGTTAGTGAAACCAAAAGGACCGatgcttagagcatctccaataaATTAGGTATAATTCTagctaaatttaaaaaatttgtgagctctataaaaaaaagagagagaacttTATATATGGTGGGAAAATCAACAAACTCTCTAAATCTTAACTCTTTGTTTTACAAGTTAACTCGAGTTCTCGCAGATAGGTTTCTAGATCTAGCAGAAAGCATCCTAGAAGTTTTGCAACCAAAGGAATTGTGTCTCTAGTTGTTGTTCGTGGCGGGGGTGGGTCTGTTCGGGTCGAAATCCAGCTCGCCGCGTCTGTCCGGGTCGAAAtccagctcgccggcggcgaggaaaaggTGGGGGTGCGGGTTGGAGAGGGGGGGGAGCAATAGTATGTGGAGCCCGGTGATCCGGAGCGAGGTAGCCGCTTGTGCGGGCGGGAGGCAAAAGATGTGGAAGAGGTATGGCACACCGGAGCGAGTGCGGTTTGCGCGTGCGGGAGGCAAGGATGTGGCACCCGCAGCCCTCCATGATGTCAAGGTCAATCACATGGAGGCGCCGTCGAGCACCTGCAGGATCTCAGGCAGCCGCTCCCAAGCCGCAGCTACCGCTTCCCCCGCGGCAGGTGCCCTTCCCATCGTCCTCTTCGGTTGCGACACGGAGAGGAGCgtgcgagggaggagggcgaggcgCAGGAAGGGGGACGCGCGCAGAGGAGGAGAGGCAATGGCGAGCTGCGCGAGCTTGGCAAAGATGCAGAGCGAGCGCGACGGATAGCGAGCGAGAGAAGATCACGTTTTGGCCGGATTTTCCATAGTTAGCTGTTACacccgtggccgccggcgatcgccgggACGTGAGCACGACAGAGAGATacagatggcggcggcggacagaggaaggaggaggacccCTTGTCTCGTTCACGAGTTCAGATTCAGAAAAGAGTTCAGGTCTGTTACAACGCAGCCTCTTGGCTTAAATCCAACACATGCCTGTCCTGACAAGTGGACCCATTAGCTATGCCTAATACATCACGCTaaccacgcacgcacgcacgcacgcactcACTCACGTGACATCGACGCCGATTCAGTATAGGGAGTGACATTAGCGAGCCAGTCCGTTTTACCGAGGCTTTTGGAGATGCCGTTAGCACGCAAAAAATAACTAGTGTAACACGAAACTGGCAGATAACAGGTCGAGGATGTAGAGGTCACAGGATTAGTAGATCAGGATAGCTAGGGTTGATCGCTTTCCACCGGAGCATCTCCGGTTCCCTTTCCGATGGGCTACCAACCCGGCCGGAGGAACACGAGACACTGGCAGTTGCGAGACggcgaagaaaaaaaaaatcccactGGAATGGCGTGGATCATTTCATTAGCCCGCGGGTGCCGTCGATGCATGACGGCCGCGAGTACCGTGGAAAGCAACACGCTGTCTTGTCTACAGGGGGAGCCGCCGGGGCCTACCTATACTATCCGTTCGCGATTCAAAATTTCGATTTGCTGTCGCGTTGTTTGAAATCATTTGTCACTTGCATCATGCATCCGCAGGCACAAAAAGATCCtctctttttatttttgctaGTGGAGGCGGGTCATCATCCGGACAGAATTCAAATGGGCGAGTATGATTGGTGCTGGTGGACGGCAGTAGTACGAAATTAAGTGAGCTGAAGATATTGTTTCTTTATTCAAAACGACAAAAATGTTATGATCGGGCACGTTTAAATACGTGCAGATAGGCGTGATCAGAGAGATTGGTGGCGGGCACCATTTTGTCTGTCTCGTTCGCCAGCAGATTCAATTAGTCCTTGTcgtatttttttttggaacaatGATGGTCTCGACAATTCGACATGGACTCGAAACTTAAAGCCTGTGCTGCGTCCAGCACAGCATGATGCGATATGCAGGGGTGCTCAAGACCGGACTGCTTTCTGCTCATTTCAAAAAATCGCGTGTCAACAAAAGATATCGGACTGCTTTCTCTTAACACAGCTACCACACTCAGCAGAaaagagacaaaaaaaaaggaacagaaTACAGGAACTAGGAACAGGACGGGACTGGAGAAAAACTTGGAGTGGACGACAAAAACCGTTGCGATCAGGCGTGTTTAAATACGTGAGGGTTATTGGGACACGACGAGGGCGATCGACGATGTCGAATACCTCTTTTGCCCTCCCTCTTGCCAgctgtttctttcttttttcttggcGCTGGAACAGTGACACAACAAAGGCGTGTTCAGGTCAAGGGCCATGGTGACGACGCTTCTTTCTCTTTACTTGCCACTCCTACTGAACAAAAAGAAGAGGCAAGCCTACTGCCATGCATGGGCCTGCACATGACTTCCAAAGAAGAGGCAAGCCGAGGAAAAGCATACGAAGAAACGGGGGGAAAAAGCATGGGCGAAACGCAGAATGATTAAAGACGTCTGAGCCATTTGAGGTGTCTGTTGAATggctcgagttcgttcatcatCAATAGTGCTCTTGACAAAATGATGGGGCGTAATTATGCGTTTAATTCCATGCCCATTTCTCCTTTGTTTCATCATGCACAAAACATCCTTGAACAGCATCCAGAACTCTTTTCCACATGGATGCAGGGGATTGGGGTAAGATATTTCCCGTGCCATCTTCAGAAAACGTGAGAGCTTTTCACGGCGAAAAGAAACAGACTTTTGGGGTAAGATTGGGGAAAGGGAGACCTACCATCTGGAATGGTTTGTTTTTTCTCTGTCATTTTACACGGACGAAGGAGACCTACCACACATCCCTGGAAAACGTGTTCAAGGGAGCACCATGATTCATGCACGAAAGGGAGCTCCAGGAACACTTGCTCCTCCGTCCGCGCTCTGACAAAAGCCGGCACGGCCGCTCTGTGAGCCCCTGCCCGTGTCCGCATCTGCGTGCCCGCGTCCCGCCAAACGGACGGTGCGTGCCAGCCGCGAACCCGGGAGGCAGCCGCCGCGGGCGGGCGCGCGGCTCGAAGACCCGTTCCTTTGCTGCCGGCCCGGCCCCCCCTTCTGTGCCGCGCCCTCGCGTGTCCGGCGGCCACAGCCCGCTCTCGCTTTCTTGGCTTGCTGGCGCGTACCGGGCCGGCCGCGCTTTGCCGCCTCGGGCCTTTTGTTTGTATTAGGAGCCCTAGGTGTGCAGGCCGCCGGCCCGCGAGGAGACGCGAATGGGAGAGGGATTCAGCCCGTCGGTGAGCTCGGCGGCCTGGAAGGCCTCTTCCGAACGCGTCGCCCTCTTCCTGGCCACTTAGGACAAGCACAAGCACAACGGCGAGACAGCAGCAGTCGACTTGGGTCGGGCCATGTTTGGATACCTCTCAAATCAAGTTTGCACAAAAAGGCGAACGtctgtatgaagtactaaatgaagtctatttgtaaaactttttcagggatgagtgtaacttttcgagacgaatctaatgactcaagtttcatcatgattgactatagtgatgctacaataaacgCGCTCAATTATTCactaatcgtacggtcaaaggcctcattagttagaataactgctacagtactatagttgtggagttaattttgtaattagactttatttaacacccttaattagtgatcaaagtaCCAAAAAATTTTcctcaaaactttttcacacCACATCCAAACATGCCCTCGATCTCAGCAAAAATGTCCGACGTGGCCCTCATTTACTGAAGAAAGAGAGAGCAGCCGTCGTCTCGTTCGACTACGGCAGCGGCGCGTGCTCCGACACCAATCGACGACTCCGCGCGCCCGATGTACGACCCGCTCCCGTTCGTCGTCGGCGTCGCGGATCCGATACGTGCGCGAGCGATTTTTGCTTCCCGCGCGGCAAATCTCGCGCTATTGCATACCCCCAAATTCTCctccaagcggcggcggcgcaagagctGCTCAAGCGGAGGCGCTGCGGGAGCGGAGGCccatggcggcatcgcagaaGCGGCAGGCCATGGCGGGAGCTGCTGCGGCACCAGAGCAGAAGCAGAATCGCCATGGTGTTCCAATACCGCGCTGGCGCCGAGCGCCGCAGCCAGTCCCCGCCTCCGCCCACGCCCTCACCACCGGTGGCGCATGAGGGATGCAGCCTTGGTGCCGTGGCAGGCTTCTCCGCTCCCATCGCTGgatgtggcggcggccgcctccgccgacgaGCTGCAGCGCCAGGTGGAGAAGCCAGGGATCAGGGAGCGGAGCGGATCCTGTGGGAGCAGGCCGAGTGCTTGGAGCTAGAGCTGGAGGTGCGGCGCAATCCAGAAAGGGGTCCTCGGCATCGGCCATGTGCCAGAGCAGGACGGAGCGCTGCCGCACATCTCCGCCTTCTCCGGTGGAGGTCCGGCTGAGCTCCGACGGCGGCTGCGATGCAGATCCTGCGGCAGCAATGGGGGCAAGTCCGGCTGCGCCTCCACTGAGGATTTTGGGCCCTGCAGTGGAGCAGAATGGAGCGGTTGGCTTCTTCAATGATGGGAGTCCCATGTCTCAACCATGGATGCTACCTCAATGTTCAGATCCTACAACATGGTACACTCTCAATTTTGGTTCAACATTGCTCGTTCCTCAATTTTGCCCAATATTGCTCATAAGAACCACTATAGGACAGcgagcaaaatatatgaatgtTCAGAAGCAGGAACCACTCTCAATTTTTCAGATACAGTCCTCATAGCAACATATAGTGGCATAAGATCTGCATTTTTGCACAGTACATTGCTAACTATTTTACATAGCCAAAGCTAATTCAGATATATTTCATTCAGATATAGAGCAGAAATAGAGAATCAGTTTTTGCTGAAATTGCTTCCTTTGTCTCATTGCTATTATGTGAAGCCTAAAATTAGTACCATCAAACTCTGAGTTTCAGAGAAGAAATAGAGAATCAGTTCTTCGTGAAATTAGTTCTCTGAAACTTATATATGTAGAATGTTGGGAACCCTATAGGAATTGCTACTATATACATAGAGCTCAAAttgctagattttttttttccaatagCCCAAAGAACTAGAAATCCCTCTCTGAACCTTGAGCTAACACCGACTACATCCAATCCTTTGAGTTGTGGACCATAAGTCCTATCTAGGATTTGTAGTCCAAACATCGGCCACATGTATTTAATGGCATATCCAAGTTTACTATGAAACTCTGAAATTTCAGCAACCAAGTATACTATGCAACTTTGAAATTTCAGCAACCAAGTTTACTatgaaattctgaaatttcagcAACCAAGTTTACTATGAAATCTGTTCAGCTTGCTCTTTTCTGAAATTTCAGCAACAAAATTAATCTTTTCAGCTTGTTCTTTTCTGAAATCTGTCATTGATTATATTTCCTATTAGTAGAGGACAAAATGCAACACCTCCTGGAGGCTTCACAAACTTTATCCAGCCAAACTTGTCACAAAACTGCTAGCTTCAGATGGTGGCGCAACTGCTAGTACAAATGGTGGCGTGGCTGCTAGTTCAAATGGTAGCGCGGCTGCTAGTTCAGATGGCGAGGATGGCCAGGGAGTCGAAATTGATCCATCAGAGGTAATGGAGCAGTATTGATACTATGAACTTCTACTATGAAAATTGATCAGCAATATGTCTTTGAGCGATGTGTTACAGAATTATTTTGAGCGAATTTTGAGCCATGCTTTGTGGAGGTGCTTAATAGAAACTCGGCTATCCAGGCTACCTCTACACACAGGCAACTCGGCTATCCGGGCTCTCTCATGTATGCAACAAAATGGCTACAAAAATCAATTGTGCACTAGATCACCATGAGTTTGTGTGTCAGAGGACGAATTAATTTCCCAGCAGACAGCTAAACAGTTAGCTCATTGTACAATCTGTCTATTCAACTGTCTGTTTGTGTCAAAATGACAGCAGCTGTCCCTACTATTGTACTTGCCCTTAGGGCACGTACATGGCGCCGTTGCGAGCCGTCTGCAAGCCGCAAGTTTTGCACAAAACACCCTGATGCCAGCAAGACGACGGCGCCTTCGTCGTCTCGTGAAGTCGTGAGGCAACGGCGTGGGCTCGTTGCCGGAGACCATACCGACGGCCGCTTTCCCGTTGTATGGCTCGCTTCGACCCGTCGACGACGTCTTCAGATCTCATGTGGGCGGGAGACTTTTTGGCGCGCATACCTCTAACCTCCGCCCCGTCGTCCTTCACCGGAGGCCCAAGCTTCGACGCCGCACGCCGTCCAACCCACCCACCAGTGCTACCTCCCGGTGACGGCGGCGGGAGCAActcgcagacctcgcacgtccaGAGGAACGCACCGCCCCCACCGGGGCCAGGGTACGACCGGCAGTGCACCTCGGCCGGGAACGCCTCGCAGGATCCGCAACTCCGGCCGCCGACACCACAGCTCCATCGTGCTGGTCGGTCGCACGGATGGGAGCCGGCTAgccggccgccaccacgccTTGCCGTCGCCGACCGTCCTCTGTGCTGCACAGCCTCTCGCTGGCTAGCTCAGCGGCCGCCAGGCAGTCCTGCTATCCGCAccgaagaagaaagagaaaggaTAACTTTGCTTTGTTTACCGGAGAGAGAGGAAATGTTGAGAGGATAGAAGTGCGTTTGCAACCACACGGTAGATATTTTAGATGATCTCCTTTACCATTCACCTCTTTATATTTTAGTATTAGTAGTACAGCCACCCTTCCACGGTAGAATATAATTATCTCACGGTCCTTTGTACAAGCAAAATGACATGGAATAAATTAAAAAGTTGTATAACCACCTTCTAATttagcccttgtttagttgcataattcaaaattccaaaaaaaaaatccggcacatgcatggagacttaaatctagacgaaataaaaaaacgcattgcacgcgagacgaatctaatgaaactaattaggccgtaattagatgttaaattgctacattaaacaatatctaattatggattaattaggctcattagattcgtctcgcgatttacagacgagttctgtaattaattttgcgattagtctatgtttagtacttcaaatgtagaaagattcacttttaaaaactttacaccctgcaactaaacaagaccttagTTGTATTCTGTCCATTGACACACACTATATATTCTCTTAAAGAAACAACAAGATGGTATATAAAAATCAATTCCACACCTGATCCCCATGTTTTATGTGTCCGTGCACGAATTAAATAGCTAATAGACATACTAACAAATATCTCATTGTACAAGTTATATATTCTATTGTCTGTGTGCGGTGTTCTACACACTTACAGACGGCCGCTGTCTACACTATTATACATGCACGGCCGGCCTAACACGAATCGTCGCGCTCGCCTAACTGTGTGGTGCGCGATCGAACAGCGTGCCTGGATCGCCGGCTCACCATTTCCGCACGTCGTCCCGTCCGCGTTGCAATAATCTATCCTCTGTGCAAGGAAACTTCGAACTTCCCAATCCCAAGAGCAATCGGAGCGCACGGGCGCACGGCAACCGCCAACCGGGGCTCGATTGCACAGATCAGACACGCGGacagaggaaaaaaaaaagacctgCCAGTGTCAGATCTCGCTAGAACCCAGTTGCCAAACAAACCCCCCTCTCACGTAACCACGCCCATGGCAAGACGCCAAGACTGATGGCATTAACGGCAACAGATAGCAGTAAGCCAGTAATGGTCGGAAGAAAAGATTCTCCCGGTCGTCTACTTGGCAGACTCGCCGTGCTGGTTTGTTAGAACAGCCCCCGGCGCGATCAGATCGGACGTCCAGGATCGCCCCGGCAACAACCCGCTCCGACATCCGCTCCCCATCCTTAAAACCCTAAACAGCCAGAGCCAGCCGTCAGGGACGCCCAGGCAGCAACAAGGCAGCCAGAGCGAGCAAGCGAGCGAGCGCTGCCCCGCAAAAATGGAAGGGAAAACGGcgaggggccgcggcggcgacgtgtCCGACCCGCTCGCCCTCACCCTCGGATCCATCTACGACGCCGCCGacaccgacgccgacgccgctgctccagccccgccgccgcctcctcctcatccggcTGCCCTTCCGcgctccacccgccgccgcctcaacagtggcgcggccgcccgccgccagccTCGCGTCAAGCCACGCGACGGCGaggacgccgccgtcgacggcGGGCACCAGGAGCCGCCGTTCCCGTGGGCGACGGAGCGGCCCGCGCAGCACGACACGCTGGAGAGCCTGCTGCGCCGGGGCGTCACGTCCGTCGAGGGCCACGCGCGCTGCAAGCGCTGCAACGCCCGGAGGCCCGTCGCGTACGACCTCGCGTCCAAGTTCCGGGAGCTGCGCGACCACGTCGTCGCCCACCGCCACACCATGAACGACCGCGCGCCCGACGCGTGGATGTACCCGGCCCTGCCCGACTGCGGCGCCTGCGGGCACAAGGGCGCCATGTGGCCGGAGATCGCGGCCGACAAGCGCCGGATCAACTGGCTGTTCCTCCTCCTGGGCCAGACGCTCGGCTGCTGCACGCTGGAGCAGCTCAAGTACTTCTGCCAGCACACCGGCAGGCACCGCACCGGCGCCAAGAACAGGGTGCTCTACTACGCGTACATCGAGATGTGCAACCAGCTCGAGCCGTTTGAATGACTGGTGCCGCACCGGTAAAGTTCCCCAGCACATCTAGATTGATTCATCAGTCAGAACTCCGCAGATTTTTTTAGGGTGTCTGTTGTTTTGTTGATCTATCCGGTGATTTATAAATTGGAAAAGATGGATGCTATGGTGACAAAAAGGCCGTGTTGGCTTTATTATAGGGTTGCATGATCATACTGACTGTAACGTTTGTTATTACTCGTTGGTTCTAAGAATGGTATGTACGCTCTTGTGGCGAGCTActacttttaatgttgcatCGTTACATTTCTgttgttctatttttccttgatCTTACATATTTGTTTTGCATATAAGTTCATAAACTTTTTCTCAATTGAAATTCACAAAACTTAGTTGTGGGAAATAGTGTGATTGTAGCATAGTCTTATGAAATCGTTGCATTTCTATCATAGTATATGTATCAATCTATCATAGTTATAGACAGGGGCGAAGCTACATAAAATTGGAGGGGGGTGCAGCTACCTTGTAGATATATAAATTTGAGCTATTTACATGGTAAAAATTTGTTTCTAATCActgattttgaaaattttggggGGTGCAGATGCACCCCCTAGCTTGAATATAGCTTCGCCACTGGTTAtagatgaaatttttattgtCCTACCATATCACACACTGGCACATGTCAAAATGACTTATGAGGGTTGGTGATggaatatattatatatatgttGTGTGCATGAACCATAGACAATAATTTCCTACTCATGACATATCGGTGTTGTGTTTTGTCTCCAGTCTCCTTGGTTCCTTTTCTGTGCTTTCGCTCCTTGCTCCTTCCATCGGTGCAGTATCATTATTTACAGGTGCTATGTGGAGCGCTCCCTCCTCATCTTGCCGTGGCCCTCTCTTCTCTTGTACTCTCCATGCCATGTAATCGATGCTTTGACCAATGCCACAAAATTAACCACAATGATTATTCAAGGTTTGTTCATTGGTAACTGGCTCATGCATGGCTTGCTCGTGACCTTACGTCATCACTGTCGCACTAGCATCTTGATTAGCCAAGCATGAAAGTGGAAGATTTATATAGTGAAGGAATAAAACAAACATCATACTCATCCCCACCACCACTTGAGGTGCACCGACCCTATATATCACTGGTTGATGGATGTTATAGATGAAAAGTGCACCCTAAATATAAATAGTAGAAGGTCCATATATAGTTATTAAATACTTTATGCTATACAGATAGCTTTGCAATAACTAACAAA
This genomic interval carries:
- the LOC120675432 gene encoding uncharacterized protein LOC120675432, with the translated sequence PPPPPPHPAALPRSTRRRLNSGAAARRQPRVKPRDGEDAAVDGGHQEPPFPWATERPAQHDTLESLLRRGVTSVEGHARCKRCNARRPVAYDLASKFRELRDHVVAHRHTMNDRAPDAWMYPALPDCGACGHKGAMWPEIAADKRRINWLFLLLGQTLGCCTLEQLKYFCQHTGRHRTGAKNRVLYYAYIEMCNQLEPFE